GTTAATTTCATAAATTTCTGTGTTTGGCGGGACCTCAGATTTCAAAACTTTAGTATCTTCTTTTGACTGAGTATCGTCATCAAAATAGTTTGCTGTTGATATGGCATCCGATAAGTCGCTCATTTGTTTCATGAACAGAAACGCTGCTAACATCATACCAACTTGTACAGCTGCAGTAATAGTCGTCATTACCGTTAGGATAAACACTGCCAGCAGGACAATAACGTCTTTTTTAGGGGCAGTAAACAGATGGATAAAGTGATGAATATCACTCATATTCCACGCTATAAGTATTAACACGGAAGCAAGGCATGTTAAGGGTATTTTTGTAGTCAATGGCCAAAGGACCAACAAAATGACACAAATAAACACGGAATGTACAATGCCTGCTACTGGAGTCGTAGCTCCGGATTTGACGTTGGCAGTAGTCCTTGCCAAAGAACCTGTAACGGGTAGCCCGGAAAACAAGGAAGTTCCCATGTTGGCAATACCCTGAGCTACTAATTGACAATTAGATTGATGTCTCCATCCCGTCATCCCATCAGCAACTACTGCTGACAGGAGAGTTTCTATACCTGCCAAGACGGCCAAAGTTAGAGCATCAGGCATTATTTGCAGGATTCTGGTAATGCTTAGGTGAGGCCACGAAGGGGTAGGGAAGGATGCCGGAATAGACCCGTAGCGGCTGCCTACTGTAGGAATGTCTATTTTTAATAGCCAAACAACGACTGTGGATATAACGATGGCAATCATAACTCCGGGGTAACGGGGTTTATAATTCCTAAAGTAAATCATAATGATTAATGAGAAAAAACCTACGGCTAGAGATTTTGGATCCCAGGTCCACCGGAAATCCCAGTAAGCAATCCATTTTCCAACAAAATCTGCGGGAATAGAATCTCCCATTTGAAGTCCCAAAAAATCTTTGATTTGAGAGGAGAAAATAATGACAGACAGTCCTGTAGTGAGTCCTGTAACGACTGGATAAGGCATGTATTTAATAAAGGTTCCTAGCCCCATTAATCCAAACCCTACAAGCAGAAGACCAGCAAGAAAGGTAACAATAAAAAGAGTTTCTACGCCATATCTGGCAGAGATTCCATAGAGGATAGTAATAAAAGCACTTGTGGGGCCAGAAACCAAAACTCTGCTTCCGCCAAAAAAAGAGGCTAAAAAACCACCTACTATAGCCGAATGGATACCTTGTAATGGGGAGACCCCTACCCCAATGGACACAGCAATAGCAAACGGAAAAGCCAGGATGCCGACGGTGATGCCTGATAAGATGTCTTTTTTTAAGGCTCCGAGATTATAATCTTGTCTTAAGCAAGTATACAGTTTAGGTACAAAACTTTTTACAGACCAAGACATTCAGCAACCCACTGGATCAAACGTTTCCCATTATTGTTTGTTTTAAAAGGTATCTTTGTCAATCTGTTCGTTAATGAATTTTAGAATTTGTGATTTTTATCTCAAGGTTCCAGGTATTGGATTTTTGTTCTTGTACGGGAAGACAAAGATTTGACTGTCCTTCCACTAGTTGGAGGCCAGAAAATCGCTTCGGTTGTGTTTGAACGGCAGAATTGTTTCTTGAGCTTAACGCATAGCTGGCGTATCCTATCGCCTGTTCCTTCTGAAGGGAGCTTTTCAAGTTTGGGTCTTGCTTTAAAGAGCTTGATTCAAGACTCTTCCTGATGTATGTCAAGTGTTTTTAGCTTTGGGCTAGGGGGATGGTGATTGGGCATTTTTCTAGGATACACAGATGCGTGCCCTGCTGATTTTGTGTGACTTGTTGTTTTTGGGTTAGGGTCAAATAGGGAAATTTTAGTTGAGGATAGTTTATGCTGGTTTTTCAATTAGGTGTTCTTTTTTTATTTGGGTACTTAGCCATTGTTTTTGAGAATGTGGTTAGGGTTAGTAAGTCTGCAGTGGCCCTCGTGATGGGGGGGCTGATGTGGCTTGTCTGTTTTGCCCATATGAACCAGTCCAACGAAGCAGCTTTGGCTGTGCAGCTTTCAGAAACAGCTCAAGTTATTTTTTTCCTTTTTTCGGCTATGGCCATCGTAGAACTGATAGAT
This sequence is a window from Chlamydiifrater volucris. Protein-coding genes within it:
- a CDS encoding SulP family inorganic anion transporter, which gives rise to MSWSVKSFVPKLYTCLRQDYNLGALKKDILSGITVGILAFPFAIAVSIGVGVSPLQGIHSAIVGGFLASFFGGSRVLVSGPTSAFITILYGISARYGVETLFIVTFLAGLLLVGFGLMGLGTFIKYMPYPVVTGLTTGLSVIIFSSQIKDFLGLQMGDSIPADFVGKWIAYWDFRWTWDPKSLAVGFFSLIIMIYFRNYKPRYPGVMIAIVISTVVVWLLKIDIPTVGSRYGSIPASFPTPSWPHLSITRILQIMPDALTLAVLAGIETLLSAVVADGMTGWRHQSNCQLVAQGIANMGTSLFSGLPVTGSLARTTANVKSGATTPVAGIVHSVFICVILLVLWPLTTKIPLTCLASVLILIAWNMSDIHHFIHLFTAPKKDVIVLLAVFILTVMTTITAAVQVGMMLAAFLFMKQMSDLSDAISTANYFDDDTQSKEDTKVLKSEVPPNTEIYEINGPFFFGIADRLKNLLNEVASPPKIFILCMTRVPTIDVSAMHALEEFYLECDRQGTLLLLAGVKRTPLSDLKRYHLDELIGEDHIFSSLKGALLFANALTKLENKTAIRD